CTGCTGTAAGACACTCTGGACTTCGACGTCGTCGGCCATTGCGATCTCGACGGCGACGCTGACAGGGACGTGCCCGGCTTCAACGGCGCGCAGGAGGCGATGTTCCCCGGTCTTGAGGAGGCGTAAGACATTACGCACATATTCCACGGTGAGGCCGGTTTTTCCTGCAATGTCGCTGTCACGATATCCGCGTTGCTTTAGGCCCTCGATATCGTGCAAGAGGTCAATGGCGCGATGCTGGCGCCTGGCGAGGTTTTCAACCAAACTCATGACGAGACAATCCTCAGGATCTGCCTCGACAACTAAGGCTGGAATCTCCTTCTGGCCCAGGGATTGATAGGCTTCCAATCGGCCCTGCCCGCATACCAAATCGTATCGCGGCCCATCTGGATGATTACGCATCGCTACAGTAATAGGTCGCTTTAAGCCTATCTCGGCGATATTGCAGACAACTTCCCTGAAGGTTTTCTTGTTCCGCGCCCTGGGATTAATGACCGTGATACTGTCAACGGGTATTACCCGGACTTCCGGAGCAGACTGCGTTTGCATCAGGCGACCTCCAATAGGTTGGTTCTAGCCGCCATGACAAACAGCGGCTCTAACGTTTCAAATCTGTAGCAGTCCAGCGAGGTGCCATTGTGCTCAGCCAATCTCAATTGAGGGAGACTCA
This genomic window from Pirellulales bacterium contains:
- a CDS encoding plasmid partitioning protein RepB C-terminal domain-containing protein; amino-acid sequence: MQTQSAPEVRVIPVDSITVINPRARNKKTFREVVCNIAEIGLKRPITVAMRNHPDGPRYDLVCGQGRLEAYQSLGQKEIPALVVEADPEDCLVMSLVENLARRQHRAIDLLHDIEGLKQRGYRDSDIAGKTGLTVEYVRNVLRLLKTGEHRLLRAVEAGHVPVSVAVEIAMADDVEVQSVLQQAYENKLLRGQKLIAVKRLVEQRRLRGKGRKSTDRARGRPLSVDRLLRTYRDDTDKKRRLVRKADTTRGYLLFVTEGLRTLFADENFVTLLRAEGLDTLPRNLGERLQMGGVT